The following are encoded together in the Echeneis naucrates chromosome 9, fEcheNa1.1, whole genome shotgun sequence genome:
- the ankrd39 gene encoding ankyrin repeat domain-containing protein 39 — MAADRQRCSCCSYPVSSPSVYQTLNEMDFERGIWSAAMDGDLDRVESLVQKGTDPNLRDSSGYTALHYASRSGHHAVCKFLLEKGACASPQTPGGATPLHRSAYCGHLEVVRLLVNHRADSMLCDDDGASPLHKAAEQGHKEVCQLLLEHCPALCSQANKRHQLPYQLAQRGDLQDLLKPPG, encoded by the exons ATGGCGGCTGACAGACAGCGCTGCTCCTGCTGTTCCTACCCTGTGTCCTCTCCCAGTGTTTACCAGACCCTGAATGAAATGGATTTTGAACGAG GTATTTGGTCTGCTGCGATGGATGGGGACTTGGATAGGGTTGAGTCCTTGGTCCAGAAAGGCACAGACCCAAACCTGAGAGACTCATCTGGATACACGGCACTG caCTATGCAAGTCGCAGTGGTCATCATGCCGTGTGCAAGTTTCTTCTTGAGAAAGGTGCCTGTGCATCACCCCAGACACCAGGCGGTGCCACACCACTGCATCGGTCAGCTTACTGCGGTCACCTGGAAGTGGTGAGACTCCTTGTGAACCACCGGGCAGATTCAATGCTCTGTGATGACGATGGTGCGTCCCCTTTACATAAG GCTGCAGAACAGGGTCACAAAGAGGTGTGTCAGCTTCTTCTTGAGCATTGTCCAGCCCTCTGCAGCCAGGCAAACAAAAGGCACCAGCTGCCCTATCAGCTGGCACAGCGGGGAGATTTGCAGGACCTCTTAAAACCACCTGGGTGA